From a region of the Fibrobacter sp. UWB2 genome:
- a CDS encoding UbiD family decarboxylase has translation MYKSLEQALLDLEKAGMLKRIHAEVDPHLEMAEIARENFRQGGPALLFEHVKGSKFRAACNIFGSDERFNFLFREGFEQTKIAVNFKANPVEFFKNAFRHPLQLFKAGFAGISSLPRRSGGIKDFEECGLSDLPQLVSWPLDGGAFITLPQVATRPSENASVMQTNVGMYRIQISGNEYIPNEECGLHYQIKRDIARHHQKAIEEGRPLKVSVFIGGPPSHTFAAVMPMPENLSELLFAGMLGNRRFRYFEHEGYLVSSDADFCILGELEPDLKPEGPFGDHIGYYSGKHDFPCMKVKKVLCKKNAIFPFTVVGRPPQEDTLFGKFIHEITKPMVPASLPGVYGIHAVDDAGVHPLCLALGSEAFRPYVSPEEREPMELLKTANALLGFNQASLTKYLLIAAKEDAGISADGNAARLDVNNVPAFFGHILERVHFDRDLHFQTATTIDTLDYTGTSLNHGSKVVIAAAGAKIRELRNNPSDLKTLALPQGFKKATIVIPGVLMIEGPSFNETPATLENNIEPFRELKDALAHWEFRENYPWISIIDEGALSTDNILSDFLWLTFTRSDPAQDIYGLDETVENKHWKCKAPLIIDARIKPQHQKQLTIPAEITAKAKQILKEAGVQ, from the coding sequence ATGTACAAGTCCCTCGAACAGGCCCTGCTGGATTTGGAAAAAGCGGGAATGCTCAAACGTATTCACGCCGAAGTCGATCCGCATTTGGAAATGGCCGAAATCGCGAGGGAAAATTTTAGGCAGGGTGGCCCAGCACTCCTTTTTGAACATGTCAAAGGGAGCAAGTTCCGTGCCGCCTGTAACATTTTCGGAAGCGACGAAAGGTTCAATTTTCTGTTCCGTGAAGGCTTTGAGCAGACGAAAATCGCTGTAAATTTCAAGGCAAATCCGGTCGAATTTTTCAAGAACGCATTCAGGCACCCGCTGCAATTGTTCAAGGCGGGTTTTGCCGGAATAAGCTCTTTGCCGAGACGCTCCGGTGGCATCAAGGACTTCGAAGAATGCGGCCTTAGCGACTTGCCACAGCTGGTCAGCTGGCCGCTAGACGGCGGAGCGTTCATCACGCTCCCGCAAGTCGCCACACGCCCGAGCGAAAATGCAAGCGTCATGCAGACAAACGTAGGCATGTACCGCATCCAGATTTCGGGGAATGAATACATTCCGAACGAAGAATGCGGATTGCATTACCAAATCAAGCGCGATATTGCAAGGCACCACCAGAAGGCAATTGAAGAAGGCCGCCCGCTCAAGGTGAGCGTTTTCATTGGCGGACCTCCATCGCACACGTTTGCCGCCGTGATGCCCATGCCCGAAAACCTCTCGGAACTCTTGTTTGCAGGCATGCTTGGCAACCGCCGATTCCGTTACTTTGAACATGAAGGTTACCTTGTCTCTAGCGATGCTGACTTTTGCATTCTCGGAGAGCTCGAGCCCGACTTAAAACCCGAAGGTCCTTTTGGCGACCACATCGGTTACTACTCCGGCAAGCACGATTTCCCTTGCATGAAAGTCAAGAAAGTCCTCTGCAAAAAGAACGCGATTTTCCCGTTCACGGTCGTCGGGCGCCCACCACAAGAAGATACGCTCTTTGGCAAGTTTATTCATGAAATCACAAAGCCGATGGTTCCCGCTTCGCTCCCGGGCGTTTACGGGATTCACGCGGTCGATGATGCTGGCGTACACCCGCTTTGCCTAGCGCTCGGTTCAGAAGCATTCCGGCCATACGTGAGCCCCGAAGAACGCGAACCGATGGAACTTTTAAAGACGGCAAATGCGCTGCTCGGATTCAACCAGGCAAGTTTAACAAAGTATTTGCTCATCGCCGCAAAAGAAGATGCGGGAATCTCCGCAGACGGAAATGCGGCGCGCCTCGATGTAAACAACGTTCCTGCGTTCTTCGGACACATTCTTGAACGAGTCCACTTCGACCGCGATTTGCATTTCCAAACGGCGACGACCATCGACACGCTCGACTACACCGGCACAAGCCTCAACCACGGTTCCAAAGTCGTGATTGCAGCCGCAGGCGCCAAGATTCGCGAGCTCCGCAACAATCCGAGCGATTTAAAAACTCTTGCACTCCCGCAAGGTTTCAAGAAAGCAACCATCGTGATACCCGGCGTGCTCATGATCGAAGGTCCATCTTTCAACGAGACGCCCGCGACTCTCGAAAACAACATCGAGCCTTTCCGCGAACTCAAAGATGCCCTCGCCCATTGGGAATTCCGCGAAAACTATCCCTGGATTTCCATCATTGACGAAGGCGCCCTCAGCACAGACAACATCTTGAGCGATTTTCTCTGGCTCACGTTTACGCGCTCCGACCCCGCCCAAGATATTTATGGTCTCGACGAAACTGTCGAAAACAAGCATTGGAAATGCAAGGCGCCATTGATTATCGATGCCCGCATCAAGCCGCAGCACCAAAAACAGCTCACCATCCCGGCCGAAATCACCGCCAAGGCAAAGCAAATCCTCAAAGAAGCCGGAGTACAGTAA
- a CDS encoding polysaccharide biosynthesis C-terminal domain-containing protein, which translates to MNELDVDKSFLKKSTLFNILGTVLKICGPLLTIMLARIFGAGEFGIFVSTQGLLLTIARASTLGLDIGLRWYLPQNKLHGRVAYNGIMESFWISVAVSLFITVVIILGSFTSLISDELPYYAISLVFYSGMYVLSSSSEGNRKPWISIFINDFVIAVMAPLVSIVLHYLNIPHALPFGLLFGQVIGFTLHAKAVRKQFKTMPVIPQGRASKELVMYSIPLGLTVFVGNLLQRSTLWMVLFFLGAEASGVYALMMTLANGLQTIRNGFNPIITPVVSGMDESRLKTDLKPVYSYCVSMATMIQVIIGFFIVLFPEEIMSIAGKSYVVQPMALGILLFFQLVVTFFGMVNTVIDGIGKSVVNLKASVIQLLTSVVAGFILIPQFGLLGAALSMLIYGIVSSVYCNVYLLKRSLQPYSSKLWIDIVWMVLLLALYILINAQVVTLTMVGKIAVYVCVLLLLGAQFLFYKRKF; encoded by the coding sequence ATGAACGAGTTAGATGTTGATAAAAGTTTTTTGAAAAAAAGTACCCTCTTTAATATTTTGGGTACAGTCCTCAAAATTTGCGGCCCGCTTTTGACCATTATGCTTGCGCGCATCTTTGGCGCAGGCGAATTCGGCATATTTGTCTCGACTCAGGGCCTGTTGCTTACGATTGCTCGTGCCTCGACTCTTGGCCTGGATATTGGGCTCCGCTGGTATTTGCCTCAGAACAAGCTTCATGGGCGTGTGGCGTACAACGGCATTATGGAATCGTTCTGGATTTCTGTTGCCGTTTCGTTGTTCATCACGGTGGTGATTATCCTAGGCTCGTTCACGTCGCTTATTTCGGACGAACTCCCGTACTACGCGATTTCGTTGGTGTTCTATTCGGGAATGTACGTGCTCAGCAGTTCTTCGGAAGGGAACCGTAAGCCGTGGATCTCTATTTTCATCAATGACTTTGTGATTGCAGTGATGGCGCCGCTCGTGTCGATTGTGCTCCATTACTTGAATATTCCGCATGCGCTCCCATTTGGCCTTTTGTTCGGACAGGTGATTGGATTTACTTTGCACGCAAAGGCAGTGCGCAAGCAGTTCAAGACGATGCCGGTGATTCCGCAGGGCCGCGCATCTAAGGAACTGGTGATGTATTCCATTCCGCTTGGCTTGACGGTGTTTGTCGGGAACTTGTTGCAGCGTTCGACTTTGTGGATGGTTCTGTTCTTCCTCGGGGCAGAGGCTTCTGGCGTTTATGCCTTGATGATGACGCTAGCGAACGGCCTCCAGACGATTCGAAACGGTTTTAACCCGATTATTACGCCGGTCGTTTCGGGCATGGATGAATCCCGCCTCAAGACGGACTTGAAACCTGTTTATTCGTATTGCGTTTCGATGGCGACGATGATTCAGGTGATTATTGGATTTTTCATCGTGCTTTTCCCTGAAGAAATCATGTCGATTGCGGGCAAGAGTTACGTGGTGCAGCCGATGGCGCTTGGCATTTTGCTCTTCTTCCAGCTTGTCGTGACGTTCTTTGGCATGGTGAATACGGTCATCGATGGCATCGGCAAGAGCGTAGTCAACTTGAAGGCGAGCGTTATCCAGCTTTTAACTTCTGTCGTGGCGGGCTTTATTTTGATCCCGCAATTTGGACTTTTGGGCGCTGCGCTTTCGATGCTGATTTACGGAATCGTCTCGTCTGTTTATTGCAACGTGTATCTGCTCAAGAGAAGTCTCCAGCCGTATTCTTCCAAGCTTTGGATTGATATCGTGTGGATGGTGCTCTTGCTTGCGCTTTACATCTTGATTAACGCCCAAGTGGTTACGCTCACGATGGTCGGAAAGATTGCCGTTTACGTGTGCGTGCTGCTCCTGCTTGGGGCGCAGTTCCTGTTCTACAAGAGAAAATTTTAA
- a CDS encoding glycosyltransferase — translation MISIAMATYNGKTFIREQLDSILAQTEQDFEIVICDDASTDSTPQILDEYARKDSRIHVYRNEKNLGYRENFNKAVSLCKGDFVAFSDQDDLWLPNHLETLHKAIGDNLVCGGRTVRCREDGSTLKEFSPTPYQSNCLTSQKDRFIYQCYAFNLYQGASQLISRKAVERFFPIENDEYAHDWSLAANAIGENRFVYTDTVVTKWRKHSSQVTHKRHSREVRKNRLAQFALYMWSHNEKLKKDHDIKEILRKAIEFHTNSRLSYRLKNLAHAWRTSKTIYGRNFTGTLKTVLGYLFTASL, via the coding sequence ATGATTTCAATTGCAATGGCGACATATAACGGCAAGACTTTTATTCGGGAACAGCTGGACTCGATTCTGGCACAGACCGAACAAGATTTCGAAATCGTAATTTGCGATGACGCTTCGACCGATTCCACGCCCCAAATCCTTGACGAATACGCCCGCAAGGATTCGAGAATCCATGTTTACAGGAACGAGAAAAACTTAGGTTATCGCGAAAACTTCAACAAGGCCGTATCGCTTTGCAAAGGTGATTTTGTCGCATTCAGCGATCAGGACGATTTGTGGCTCCCGAACCACCTCGAAACTTTGCATAAAGCCATTGGTGACAATCTCGTTTGCGGAGGCCGCACAGTCCGTTGCCGCGAAGATGGGTCCACGCTCAAGGAATTTTCCCCGACGCCGTACCAGTCTAATTGCCTGACTTCGCAAAAAGACCGTTTCATTTACCAGTGCTACGCCTTCAATCTTTATCAAGGCGCATCGCAACTCATCAGCCGTAAAGCGGTCGAGAGGTTCTTCCCTATCGAAAACGACGAATATGCCCACGACTGGTCCCTTGCCGCAAACGCCATTGGCGAAAACCGATTTGTCTATACCGACACTGTCGTGACAAAATGGCGCAAGCATTCTTCGCAGGTGACACACAAGAGGCATTCAAGAGAAGTCCGCAAGAACCGTCTCGCACAATTTGCGCTGTACATGTGGTCGCATAACGAAAAACTCAAAAAAGACCACGATATCAAGGAAATCTTGCGCAAGGCCATCGAGTTCCATACAAACTCTAGACTTTCGTACCGTCTCAAGAACCTCGCCCATGCGTGGAGAACATCCAAGACAATTTACGGGCGCAACTTCACCGGAACGCTCAAGACCGTTCTCGGCTACTTGTTCACCGCATCGCTTTAA
- a CDS encoding glycosyltransferase family 32 protein, protein MIPKKLHYIWLSNDPLPQLPQLCLNSWKRHCPDYEIVHWDMAKCQKIIDSVPFVREAVSLSKWAFASDYIRLYAVYSEGGIYLDSDVYMYQSFDPFLDNRYFTNIEFTSHFKKNKSWQYLNEDGTKKDPNQIALPGLALQAAIFGGEAGHPFLKKCMEYYENQKFILPNGELNIQNISPFVYAHTAQQFGFVYKNELQKLSEGMTIYPGDVFLPSLNESKTKPFAIHVTNGSWRPLWQRIKNFLRNAPRGTMESRLAAYENKKPIEL, encoded by the coding sequence ATGATTCCTAAAAAGTTGCACTATATTTGGCTTTCCAATGACCCGCTGCCGCAACTTCCTCAGTTGTGCTTGAATAGCTGGAAACGTCATTGCCCTGATTACGAAATTGTCCACTGGGATATGGCAAAATGCCAGAAGATTATCGATTCGGTCCCGTTTGTGCGCGAGGCGGTTTCGCTTTCTAAGTGGGCTTTCGCAAGCGACTACATTCGCCTTTATGCCGTCTATAGCGAGGGCGGAATCTATTTGGATAGCGATGTTTACATGTACCAGAGCTTTGATCCGTTCCTGGACAATCGCTATTTCACGAATATAGAGTTTACATCGCACTTCAAGAAAAACAAGTCTTGGCAGTACTTGAACGAGGACGGAACCAAGAAGGACCCGAACCAGATTGCGCTCCCGGGGCTTGCTTTGCAGGCGGCCATTTTCGGTGGCGAGGCGGGGCATCCGTTCCTTAAGAAGTGCATGGAATACTACGAAAACCAGAAGTTCATTTTGCCGAATGGTGAATTGAATATCCAGAATATTTCTCCGTTTGTTTATGCGCATACGGCACAGCAATTTGGTTTTGTTTATAAAAATGAATTGCAGAAACTTTCTGAGGGAATGACGATTTATCCGGGCGATGTGTTTTTGCCGAGCTTGAACGAATCAAAGACGAAACCTTTTGCGATTCACGTGACGAACGGCAGCTGGCGCCCGCTTTGGCAACGCATCAAGAACTTCCTCCGAAATGCACCGCGTGGCACGATGGAAAGCCGCCTTGCCGCATACGAAAACAAGAAACCGATTGAGCTTTAA